A genomic stretch from Halalkalibacillus sediminis includes:
- a CDS encoding mechanosensitive ion channel family protein gives MDFFNMEQLATSAVAIGGKILLILIVFALLAPIGRRVIHSSMNQLGKRQNLTEGRKQTLEKLLLSIYTYVLFFIFLVMILGAFDLDIGPMLAAAGIVGLAIGFGAQGIVSDVVTGFFILVEKQIDVDDYITAGGENGIVEELGLRTTQVRGFDGTLHFIPNRNILNVNNHSRGNMRALVDIGISYDASIDEAMVVLQRVCDDLRDSDERIKDGPNVVGVQSIGSSDIVLRILAQTKNMEQWGVEREIRKRIKEALDEAGIDIPFPHQEIIMKNDQD, from the coding sequence ATGGATTTTTTTAATATGGAGCAACTAGCAACGAGTGCAGTAGCTATCGGAGGAAAAATTCTATTAATATTGATTGTATTCGCACTTTTAGCTCCTATAGGCAGGCGCGTGATTCACTCTTCTATGAATCAATTAGGAAAGCGCCAAAACCTGACTGAAGGACGTAAACAAACATTAGAGAAACTACTTCTTAGTATTTATACATACGTCCTGTTCTTTATTTTTCTTGTAATGATCTTAGGGGCATTTGATCTTGATATTGGACCAATGTTAGCTGCCGCTGGTATTGTAGGTTTAGCAATCGGCTTTGGCGCACAAGGTATAGTAAGCGACGTAGTTACTGGGTTCTTCATTTTAGTTGAAAAACAAATTGATGTTGATGACTATATCACCGCTGGTGGCGAGAATGGAATAGTGGAAGAATTAGGTCTGAGGACCACTCAAGTTAGAGGTTTTGATGGTACACTTCACTTCATACCAAACCGTAACATCTTGAATGTCAATAACCATTCACGTGGCAATATGCGAGCACTGGTTGATATTGGCATCTCTTATGATGCAAGCATTGATGAAGCGATGGTAGTATTACAAAGAGTTTGTGATGACCTTAGAGATTCCGACGAACGAATCAAAGATGGACCGAATGTGGTCGGTGTTCAATCGATCGGTTCATCCGATATTGTTTTAAGGATCCTTGCTCAGACTAAGAATATGGAACAGTGGGGCGTTGAAAGAGAGATTCGTAAACGTATAAAAGAAGCTCTAGACGAAGCAGGAATCGATATTCCTTTCCCACATCAAGAAATCATAATGAAAAACGACCAAGATTAA
- a CDS encoding nucleotidyltransferase domain-containing protein — protein sequence MLKTLAFIGDKLNDKNITWGVGGSLLLSFYEIIDNPNDIDILVDERDAPKVNEIISSAGKKKEALSTAPFRTLYFSKFRLFDNDIDVMGGFAIQHEKGIYKIRMQKESIVDYKKINGIEVPLCSLEDWYILYWLIPNKKEKALLIERYLKTNGVENPELLRKGMEQSLPLIVKERIEKLIS from the coding sequence TTGCTGAAAACGTTAGCATTTATAGGAGATAAATTAAATGATAAAAATATAACTTGGGGAGTTGGTGGTTCGCTTCTACTTAGTTTTTATGAAATAATTGATAATCCTAATGATATTGATATTTTGGTTGATGAAAGAGATGCCCCCAAAGTAAATGAAATAATATCGTCCGCTGGAAAAAAGAAAGAAGCTTTAAGTACTGCCCCTTTTCGTACATTATATTTCTCTAAATTTCGGTTATTCGATAATGATATAGATGTCATGGGTGGATTTGCTATACAACATGAAAAAGGAATTTATAAAATTAGAATGCAAAAGGAATCCATTGTAGATTACAAAAAAATAAATGGAATTGAGGTTCCTTTATGTTCACTTGAGGATTGGTATATTTTATATTGGTTAATACCAAACAAGAAAGAAAAAGCATTGCTCATTGAAAGGTATTTAAAAACAAATGGTGTAGAAAACCCTGAATTGCTAAGAAAGGGAATGGAACAGTCTTTACCACTCATCGTGAAAGAGAGGATAGAAAAATTGATAAGCTAG
- a CDS encoding peroxiredoxin codes for MAERMVGKQAPRFEMDAVMPNKEFGKVNLEENMKNDKWTVLFFYPMDFTFVCPTEITAMSDRYDEFEDLDAEVIGVSTDTIHTHLAWINTSREDNGLGDLRYPLAADTNHRVSEEYGILIEDEGVALRGLYIISPEGELQYQTVFHNNIGRDVDETLRVLQALQTGGLCPANWKPGQATL; via the coding sequence ATGGCAGAACGTATGGTAGGTAAACAAGCTCCACGTTTCGAAATGGACGCTGTTATGCCGAACAAAGAATTTGGTAAAGTGAATTTAGAAGAAAATATGAAGAATGATAAATGGACAGTTCTTTTCTTCTATCCAATGGATTTCACATTTGTATGTCCAACAGAAATCACGGCGATGTCAGACCGCTATGATGAGTTCGAAGACTTAGATGCAGAAGTTATCGGAGTTTCAACTGACACAATCCACACTCACTTAGCTTGGATCAACACTTCTCGTGAAGACAATGGTTTAGGAGATTTACGCTATCCACTTGCAGCAGATACTAACCATAGAGTATCTGAAGAGTATGGCATTTTGATTGAAGATGAAGGTGTAGCTTTACGTGGTCTTTATATCATCAGCCCTGAAGGAGAACTTCAATATCAAACAGTTTTCCATAACAATATCGGCCGTGACGTTGATGAAACTCTACGTGTACTTCAAGCACTACAAACTGGTGGCCTTTGCCCAGCTAACTGGAAGCCTGGGCAAGCTACATTATAA
- a CDS encoding N-acetyldiaminopimelate deacetylase gives MDNWINIRRDLHRIPELGFEEYKTQAYILEYLQTLPLERVTIEKWYTGIFVYVEGNVGERTLAYRTDIDGLPIKENTQLDFKSEHDGRMHACGHDFHMTIALGALTSIVENPADDNVLFIFQPAEEGPGGAKPMMETETMNKYKPDMIFALHIDPRLPVGTVSSKPGLLFANTSELFIDFHGKGGHAAYPHETKDMIMAASAFNLQVQQGVSRVVDPLDSAVVTIGKMEAGTVQNIIAEDARVEGTIRTREPDSMDIVKNHIEKTLKGIEVRYECETSVDYGANYYMVDNDQQLVKRFKEIIQKRPIDYKVAPEAMTGEDFGYFLKEYPGFMFWLGVDSPYGLHHSSLSPNEEAIAVGIDAVEATIREI, from the coding sequence ATGGACAATTGGATCAACATTCGAAGGGATCTTCATAGAATTCCTGAATTGGGGTTTGAGGAATATAAAACCCAGGCATACATATTGGAATACTTACAAACTTTGCCCTTAGAGCGAGTGACGATTGAAAAGTGGTATACCGGTATCTTTGTATATGTCGAAGGGAATGTAGGGGAGCGTACGTTAGCGTATCGAACTGATATAGATGGATTACCTATAAAGGAAAACACTCAATTGGATTTCAAATCCGAGCATGATGGAAGAATGCATGCTTGTGGACATGATTTCCATATGACGATAGCACTTGGGGCATTAACTTCTATCGTAGAGAACCCTGCCGATGATAATGTCTTATTCATCTTTCAACCTGCAGAAGAAGGCCCAGGTGGTGCAAAACCGATGATGGAAACTGAAACGATGAACAAATATAAACCTGATATGATATTTGCTCTTCATATTGATCCACGACTACCTGTCGGAACAGTATCCTCAAAACCTGGCTTACTTTTTGCTAATACAAGCGAACTGTTCATAGACTTTCATGGTAAAGGAGGGCATGCTGCATACCCTCATGAGACGAAAGATATGATCATGGCCGCAAGTGCATTCAACTTACAGGTTCAACAAGGTGTCAGCAGAGTGGTAGACCCTCTGGATTCAGCGGTTGTAACTATTGGAAAAATGGAAGCAGGAACTGTACAAAATATCATCGCCGAAGATGCGAGGGTAGAGGGGACGATTCGTACGAGAGAACCTGATTCTATGGATATCGTCAAAAATCATATCGAGAAGACATTAAAAGGTATAGAGGTTCGATATGAGTGTGAAACCTCAGTGGATTATGGTGCCAATTATTATATGGTGGACAATGATCAACAATTGGTTAAGCGTTTTAAAGAAATCATACAAAAACGACCAATCGATTATAAAGTTGCACCAGAGGCAATGACAGGTGAAGACTTCGGATATTTTCTAAAAGAATATCCTGGATTCATGTTCTGGTTAGGTGTCGATTCGCCTTATGGACTGCACCATAGTAGCTTATCGCCGAATGAAGAGGCAATTGCAGTAGGTATTGATGCGGTAGAAGCTACTATCAGAGAAATATAA
- a CDS encoding FAD-dependent oxidoreductase, which translates to MKYVIIGGDAAGMSAAMQIVRNSSEESLEIVTLEKGEIYSYGQCGLPYVVGGTISSTEDVIARKVQTFRDKYGIDARTNHEVTLVDSNEKMVHGKHTQTGEPFSITYDKLLVASGATPAIPSWNNAELNGIFVLKTIPDTNDILDYMDETIQQVTIVGGGYIGLEMAENFKSAGKEVRIIQRGNQLLGTVDADIADKIHSEAVQHGIEIIYDESVHGFEGKDRVEKVYTDQHEYNTDLVLVSVGVQPNTNFLDQEVFNVGSKGELIVDEFMRTNVPDVYAAGDCACQYNRVLERNDYIPLGTHANKQGMVAGMNLVGIKKKYAGMVGTSILKFFNLDIGKTGISVKEAESEDFPYDFVEHQATSKAGYYSKDEKLTIKMVYHSDTKKLLGAQLIGNGGVDKRLDVLATSLFHGMTTEELLDLDLAYAPPYNGVWDPIQQAAKRTL; encoded by the coding sequence TTGAAATATGTAATAATCGGAGGAGATGCAGCAGGTATGAGTGCTGCTATGCAAATTGTAAGAAATTCTTCTGAAGAATCATTAGAAATCGTTACATTAGAAAAAGGTGAAATTTACTCGTACGGTCAATGTGGTCTTCCTTATGTGGTCGGCGGGACCATTTCATCGACTGAAGATGTAATTGCAAGAAAAGTGCAGACTTTCCGTGATAAATATGGAATTGATGCCAGAACTAATCATGAAGTCACTTTAGTAGATTCCAATGAAAAGATGGTACACGGAAAACATACTCAAACTGGTGAACCATTCTCCATCACTTATGATAAGTTATTGGTTGCTTCTGGTGCTACCCCTGCTATTCCATCTTGGAATAATGCAGAGTTGAATGGAATATTTGTACTTAAAACAATCCCTGACACCAATGATATACTGGATTATATGGACGAGACGATTCAACAAGTAACCATCGTCGGAGGTGGATACATCGGCTTGGAAATGGCTGAGAATTTTAAGTCAGCAGGTAAAGAGGTTAGAATCATTCAACGTGGAAATCAATTATTAGGTACCGTAGATGCTGATATTGCAGATAAAATTCATTCTGAAGCTGTTCAACACGGGATTGAAATCATCTACGACGAGTCCGTACACGGATTCGAAGGAAAGGATCGAGTTGAAAAAGTTTATACTGATCAACACGAATATAACACGGATTTAGTTTTGGTATCGGTCGGGGTCCAACCTAATACAAACTTTTTAGATCAAGAAGTGTTTAACGTTGGTAGTAAAGGTGAATTAATAGTAGATGAATTCATGCGTACCAACGTCCCTGATGTATATGCAGCAGGAGATTGCGCTTGTCAATATAATCGTGTTCTGGAAAGAAATGATTATATTCCTTTAGGTACCCATGCGAATAAACAGGGCATGGTAGCTGGAATGAACTTAGTCGGTATTAAGAAAAAATATGCAGGTATGGTAGGAACGTCAATTCTCAAATTTTTCAACTTAGATATTGGTAAGACTGGGATATCAGTCAAGGAAGCAGAATCAGAGGATTTCCCGTATGATTTTGTAGAGCATCAAGCTACTAGTAAAGCCGGATACTATTCTAAAGATGAAAAACTTACTATAAAAATGGTATATCACTCTGATACCAAAAAGTTATTAGGTGCACAACTAATAGGAAATGGAGGCGTTGATAAACGCCTCGATGTACTGGCTACTTCTTTGTTCCATGGAATGACCACAGAAGAGTTACTTGATTTAGATTTGGCATATGCCCCTCCATATAATGGTGTTTGGGACCCTATTCAGCAAGCTGCTAAACGGACCTTATAA
- a CDS encoding potassium channel family protein: MKKSYAVIGLGRFGGSICKELSREGKEVLALDSDEDKVNEFKEIASDAVIADATDEAALKELGFRNIDHVIVAIGDNIHASILTTLILKELGIKRLTVKAQNDYHEKVLNKIGADEIVHPERDMGKRIAHSIISSNVLDYLELSDEYSVVEIKAGEKMAERTLQDLDIRAKYGCNVVAIKRGKEINVSPMATEEIEFNDILIVIGADKDISRFEKDLVIDDE, translated from the coding sequence ATGAAAAAAAGTTATGCTGTAATAGGTCTCGGACGTTTCGGAGGAAGCATCTGTAAAGAGTTAAGCAGGGAAGGAAAAGAAGTACTTGCATTAGACTCTGATGAAGATAAAGTTAATGAGTTTAAAGAGATTGCATCAGATGCAGTCATTGCGGATGCTACTGATGAAGCTGCATTAAAAGAGTTGGGTTTCAGGAATATTGATCACGTCATCGTAGCTATTGGTGATAATATTCATGCAAGTATTTTGACTACATTGATATTGAAAGAATTAGGAATAAAACGTCTGACAGTTAAAGCCCAAAATGATTATCACGAAAAAGTTTTGAATAAAATCGGTGCTGATGAGATCGTACACCCTGAAAGAGATATGGGTAAACGTATTGCTCATAGCATCATTTCAAGTAACGTGTTGGACTATTTAGAGCTATCAGATGAATATAGTGTGGTGGAGATTAAAGCGGGTGAAAAAATGGCCGAGAGAACTCTCCAAGACTTAGACATCCGTGCCAAATATGGTTGTAACGTTGTTGCAATTAAACGCGGTAAGGAAATCAACGTATCTCCAATGGCAACAGAAGAAATTGAGTTTAATGACATTTTGATTGTAATAGGTGCTGATAAAGATATTTCTAGGTTTGAAAAGGATCTTGTAATAGATGACGAATAA
- a CDS encoding TlpA family protein disulfide reductase — protein MKLRTPMPELEGATKWLNGELSREDLVGDKPTLIHFWSVSCGMCKEAMPKVNEFRDEYADRLNVMAVHMPRSEKDLDLDQIEEVAKEHNIDQPIFVDNEHKLTDAFENQYVPAYYVFDAEGNLRHFQAGGSGMKMLEKRVNRVLGE, from the coding sequence ATGAAATTACGTACACCAATGCCTGAACTTGAAGGTGCAACTAAATGGTTGAACGGTGAATTATCTCGTGAAGATTTAGTTGGGGATAAACCAACACTCATTCACTTTTGGTCTGTAAGTTGTGGAATGTGTAAGGAAGCAATGCCAAAAGTAAATGAATTTCGTGACGAGTACGCTGATCGCTTGAACGTGATGGCAGTACACATGCCTCGTTCTGAAAAAGATCTTGATTTAGATCAAATTGAAGAAGTCGCAAAAGAGCATAATATCGATCAGCCAATATTCGTAGACAATGAGCACAAGTTAACTGATGCATTCGAAAATCAATATGTTCCAGCATATTACGTATTTGATGCAGAAGGAAATCTTCGTCATTTCCAAGCAGGCGGAAGCGGAATGAAGATGCTTGAAAAACGAGTAAACCGAGTATTAGGTGAATAA
- a CDS encoding DUF6612 family protein: protein MKKILLIFILLLVSILIACQEETISTEDEVDATTSEESGEEDGETSSGAEEENEEDDQGEEENEGEDQSEEVEDEDSSDDSNSDSGKNVLGDTDSILEKTAKAMEEVTSFKGVSEYYDDSTSNGVNEVSETLFTMEIVLSDPAKMHAEGESIMDSGEESMFEMYMAEGDLYIFADGNWFTMPTTSEYGSMYEQYKVFEEEQIDEYLKFSKHFSVTDQGDHYLLSFEGDHEDYKNVIMGASFGAQNETLKEHYENMQISNGSYEIKVDKDTFYMTEYSIEYEAETTGEIGEVKQYHKGTYKLSDFNAIDEITVPEEVVDNAQSF, encoded by the coding sequence TTGAAAAAAATACTGCTCATTTTCATACTATTACTAGTTTCTATTTTGATTGCTTGTCAAGAAGAGACCATAAGCACTGAAGATGAAGTTGATGCGACCACCTCAGAGGAGTCTGGGGAGGAAGACGGTGAAACAAGCAGTGGTGCAGAAGAAGAGAATGAAGAGGACGATCAAGGGGAAGAAGAAAATGAAGGGGAAGACCAATCAGAAGAAGTAGAAGACGAGGATTCGAGTGATGATTCAAATAGTGATAGTGGAAAGAATGTTCTCGGTGATACGGATAGTATTTTAGAGAAAACAGCGAAAGCGATGGAAGAAGTTACTAGCTTTAAAGGGGTAAGCGAATATTATGATGATTCTACGTCAAATGGAGTTAATGAAGTAAGTGAAACCTTATTCACCATGGAAATCGTATTATCAGACCCTGCAAAGATGCATGCAGAAGGTGAATCAATTATGGATAGTGGGGAAGAGTCCATGTTCGAAATGTATATGGCAGAAGGTGACCTATATATTTTCGCAGATGGGAATTGGTTCACTATGCCGACTACTTCTGAATATGGGAGTATGTATGAGCAATATAAGGTTTTTGAAGAGGAACAAATAGATGAATACTTGAAATTCAGTAAGCATTTTTCAGTTACTGATCAAGGTGACCATTACTTGCTTTCTTTTGAGGGCGATCATGAGGATTATAAAAACGTGATAATGGGTGCGAGTTTCGGAGCACAGAATGAGACACTCAAGGAACACTATGAGAACATGCAAATAAGTAACGGCTCTTATGAGATAAAGGTTGATAAAGATACATTTTATATGACAGAGTACTCTATTGAGTATGAAGCAGAAACAACAGGAGAAATAGGTGAAGTGAAGCAATATCATAAGGGAACTTATAAATTAAGTGATTTTAATGCGATCGATGAAATTACAGTACCAGAAGAAGTGGTGGATAATGCTCAATCGTTCTAG
- a CDS encoding ABC transporter ATP-binding protein produces MDTFKKLQEYYWPFKKYFFWSLFSLLFVTGITLVYPIVLQQTIDNVIAPGLYELIPYLAIGFILLMGIKAVAVYFQQYMGDYFGISTVYNVRNSIYKKLQRLSFHYYDNAKTGDLMSRLTADVEGFRFFLSFGFAELLRIFLLVLGSLSVMFFYSVPLALVTMAAMPFLIVVVFQFDKRVHPAFRGIRKSFGRMNTRVQENISGMNTVKSLSREDFEIGRYSVKGEDYRQNYLHTAKIWAKYFPLMEFIGNVCVVALLGFGGYLVINGELSPGELLAFFSLVWYIIGPLMNFGFVVNLFSQAKASGERLLEILESEDEILDKNPASKNEHVKGHVTFKDVTLTYVKDDDEALKKISFDAPPGKVVGLIGATGSGKTSITQLITRFYEPEEGEVLLDGKSVKDYQLQELRKHIGFVLQEPFLFSTTIKDNIAYGNPEASMEEIIDAAKRAQAHDFIMEMPKGYDTKLGERGMGLSGGQKQRISIARAILINPSILVLDDATSAVDMETEFRIQKALKEVMKDRTTFIIAHRISSLKHADEILVLEDGEIVERGKHEFLLENKGPYQRIYDIQYQDKEKILGNQQHA; encoded by the coding sequence GTGGATACTTTTAAGAAATTACAGGAGTATTATTGGCCATTCAAAAAATATTTTTTCTGGTCTTTATTCTCACTATTATTTGTTACAGGAATCACCTTGGTTTATCCGATTGTACTTCAACAAACAATTGACAATGTTATTGCACCAGGGCTTTATGAACTGATTCCTTATTTGGCTATTGGTTTTATTCTACTAATGGGGATAAAAGCTGTCGCAGTTTATTTCCAGCAGTATATGGGAGATTATTTCGGTATATCAACCGTTTATAATGTCAGAAATTCGATTTATAAAAAATTACAACGACTGTCATTTCATTATTATGATAACGCTAAAACAGGCGATCTGATGTCTCGACTGACAGCGGATGTAGAAGGATTCAGGTTTTTCTTATCGTTCGGATTTGCCGAACTACTAAGAATATTTCTTCTAGTATTAGGTAGTTTGTCAGTAATGTTTTTTTACTCAGTTCCGTTAGCTCTTGTAACAATGGCGGCGATGCCATTTTTAATTGTGGTAGTCTTTCAATTTGATAAGAGAGTACACCCAGCTTTCCGAGGAATTAGAAAATCATTCGGACGTATGAATACCCGAGTCCAGGAAAACATCTCTGGGATGAATACGGTCAAATCACTTTCGCGTGAAGATTTTGAAATTGGCCGTTACTCCGTAAAAGGGGAAGATTATCGACAGAACTATCTTCATACAGCAAAAATTTGGGCCAAATATTTTCCTTTAATGGAGTTCATCGGGAACGTTTGTGTTGTAGCTTTATTAGGCTTTGGTGGTTATCTAGTCATTAATGGTGAACTATCACCCGGCGAACTGTTAGCCTTCTTTAGTCTAGTATGGTACATTATCGGACCACTAATGAACTTTGGATTCGTGGTTAACTTGTTCTCACAAGCTAAAGCATCAGGTGAGAGACTGCTTGAAATTTTAGAATCAGAAGATGAAATCTTAGATAAAAACCCAGCGTCGAAAAATGAACACGTAAAGGGTCATGTAACGTTCAAGGATGTTACTCTGACTTATGTAAAGGATGACGATGAGGCTTTGAAAAAGATATCCTTTGATGCCCCACCGGGAAAAGTTGTAGGGCTTATTGGAGCTACAGGTTCGGGTAAAACGAGTATCACACAGTTGATCACTCGCTTCTATGAGCCTGAAGAAGGGGAAGTACTCTTGGACGGTAAATCTGTGAAAGATTATCAGTTACAAGAACTAAGAAAACATATCGGTTTCGTACTTCAAGAACCTTTTCTTTTTTCTACGACAATCAAAGACAACATAGCATATGGAAATCCAGAAGCATCTATGGAAGAAATTATTGATGCAGCTAAAAGAGCTCAAGCTCATGACTTCATAATGGAAATGCCTAAAGGGTACGACACTAAACTTGGTGAGCGTGGTATGGGTCTGTCAGGTGGTCAAAAGCAGCGTATTTCAATTGCGCGTGCAATCTTGATCAATCCTAGCATTCTTGTACTTGACGATGCTACCTCAGCTGTGGACATGGAGACTGAATTCAGAATCCAAAAGGCTCTAAAAGAAGTGATGAAGGATCGAACGACTTTCATCATTGCTCACCGTATTTCTTCTCTGAAACATGCAGATGAAATTCTTGTACTTGAAGATGGGGAAATTGTTGAACGCGGAAAGCACGAGTTCTTACTAGAAAACAAAGGTCCATATCAACGGATTTATGATATTCAATACCAAGACAAAGAAAAGATTTTAGGCAACCAGCAACATGCATAA
- a CDS encoding ABC transporter ATP-binding protein, whose translation MATQSNTKSPHIKRFHYTQDLAVDKPFNWNQLVRMLQYVKPYAKKELPIAIIAMLISTAVRLIVPLIIGKLAIDVAIENGNTNLLVQLVLLIAILYVFNYIGNAIRIKYVNILGQNVIYDLRKHLFSHIQRLSNRFFDNRSAGSIIVRIMNDINSLQELFTNGIINLLMDVVMLLSIVIILFVLSPQLALAVVIIIPIMFYISTKLRKNIRRSWQNVRIQQSRLNSHLNESIQGIRITQSFSQESNNTEYFNGVNSDNFDSWNVASRKSAMFRPFVEMSNAVGTVILISYGSFLIINGDVELGTFFTFALFIGMFWEPISRLGQMYNQLLMAMSASERIFEFLDEQPNVEEKENPTRIEQMEGHIEFDQVQFAYDEDRIALHEISLEMKAGQTVALVGHTGSGKSTIANLISRFYDPTKGAVKIDGHDLRDLKLEDVRQSISVVLQDTFIFSGTIMENIRFGRPDASDEEVMDAAKVVGADGFIQRLASGYETEVEERGNILSAGERQLLSFARALLADPRIIILDEATASIDTETEMKIQEALKRLLKGRTAIIIAHRLSTIRDADNIIVLENGKILEQGSHAELMDREGEYYGLVKSQFQMLDQI comes from the coding sequence ATGGCTACACAAAGTAATACAAAAAGTCCACATATAAAACGATTCCACTATACGCAAGACTTGGCTGTAGATAAGCCCTTTAACTGGAATCAATTGGTTCGGATGTTGCAATACGTTAAGCCGTATGCAAAAAAAGAATTACCTATTGCGATTATTGCAATGCTTATTTCGACAGCAGTGAGATTAATTGTACCACTAATAATTGGTAAATTAGCGATTGATGTTGCAATAGAAAATGGAAATACAAATCTTCTTGTTCAACTTGTCCTCTTGATTGCTATCCTCTATGTATTCAACTACATCGGGAATGCTATTCGGATAAAATACGTCAATATTCTAGGGCAGAATGTAATCTATGACTTGAGAAAACATCTTTTCTCACACATACAACGATTATCAAATCGATTCTTTGATAATCGTTCCGCAGGAAGTATTATCGTACGAATCATGAATGATATTAATTCACTGCAAGAGCTTTTCACGAATGGAATTATCAACTTGTTGATGGACGTGGTCATGCTACTCAGCATCGTCATCATCCTATTCGTTTTAAGTCCACAATTGGCTTTGGCGGTAGTTATAATCATTCCGATTATGTTCTATATTTCAACTAAATTAAGAAAAAATATTCGACGTTCTTGGCAAAATGTGAGAATCCAACAATCTAGATTAAACTCTCACCTGAATGAGAGTATCCAAGGAATCAGAATTACCCAATCGTTCTCTCAGGAAAGTAATAACACTGAATACTTCAATGGTGTTAATTCAGATAACTTCGATAGCTGGAATGTGGCAAGTCGTAAGAGTGCGATGTTCCGTCCTTTTGTGGAGATGAGTAATGCTGTTGGAACAGTCATTTTGATTTCATATGGTTCGTTTTTAATTATCAATGGTGACGTAGAACTTGGTACATTCTTTACTTTCGCATTATTTATCGGGATGTTCTGGGAACCGATTTCAAGACTTGGTCAAATGTATAATCAGTTACTTATGGCTATGTCCGCATCAGAACGTATTTTCGAATTCTTAGATGAACAACCGAATGTTGAAGAAAAAGAAAATCCTACTCGCATTGAACAAATGGAAGGTCATATCGAATTTGATCAGGTTCAATTCGCATATGATGAGGATCGTATTGCATTACATGAAATTTCATTAGAGATGAAAGCAGGTCAAACAGTTGCTTTGGTTGGCCATACAGGCTCTGGTAAGTCAACGATAGCAAACTTGATTAGTCGTTTTTATGATCCTACTAAAGGTGCGGTAAAAATCGACGGTCATGACTTGAGAGATCTTAAGCTTGAAGATGTCAGACAAAGCATTAGTGTGGTTTTACAAGACACGTTCATTTTTTCAGGAACAATCATGGAAAATATACGTTTCGGTCGACCGGACGCTTCAGATGAAGAGGTTATGGATGCTGCTAAAGTAGTAGGTGCAGACGGTTTTATTCAGCGACTAGCTAGTGGTTACGAAACAGAGGTAGAAGAAAGAGGTAACATCCTTTCTGCAGGAGAAAGACAGCTACTATCCTTTGCTCGTGCATTATTAGCAGACCCACGTATAATCATCCTGGATGAGGCAACTGCGAGTATAGATACTGAAACTGAAATGAAGATTCAGGAGGCATTGAAACGTCTTCTGAAAGGTCGAACAGCAATAATTATTGCTCACCGACTTTCAACAATCCGTGACGCTGATAATATTATCGTTCTTGAAAATGGTAAAATATTAGAGCAAGGTAGTCACGCCGAGTTGATGGATCGTGAAGGAGAATACTACGGGCTTGTGAAATCACAGTTCCAGATGCTAGATCAAATATAA